The nucleotide sequence ATTCCGCTGATCAACTCGTCCCGGCGATCCTGAATCCCCTGACATCGTTCGGACATCATCACCGTATTTGAAGAGCCATCCAGGACCATTGCCATGCTGATCTTGGAGTCGACACCGAACATGCCTCGAATCGGATTTTCCCCGCCCCAGTTGAGGGCATCACGAGCCTCACGATGACGTTTACCGAAGTCGCCAGCACTGAAGCGATAGTTGTTACGTCCCCCGGCGACGCCGCCAACCGGAATGTCGGACGGACAAATGTACGCCGGGATATCCTGAGCGTAGAGAATATTTCCGTCCCAGGCCCGGGCGGAAGAGGGGAGTGCCATAATCGCCGTATAACGCGGCGCCTGATCAATAAAGGGCAATAACAGGCCCAGCCCGCTGAGATTGGAGATGAAGACCTGGTCGAAATTGTTGATGTCGTCAGTACCACCACCCGAGCGGAAGGGGAAGACCTTGTGGGTGTCATGATAATTGTGCAGCGACAGGCCAAGCTGCTTCAGATTGTTCTTGCACTGAGTGCGTCGAGCCGATTCGCGGGCCTGCTGTACAGCGGGTAAGGAGCAGTGCAATCAAGACTGCGATAATCGCAATCACGACCAGGAGTTCAATCAGGGTGAATCCAATCTTTCGCGCAATGTAACGTGGCATTTGATCGTCCTCTGAAGATGGGAGATGGGAAGAGGAAAGACAAGGAAAATGCTCCATCGCTACGAGGTGGGGTGAGACCTCGCAAGAAATGACAGACGTGGCCCAGAAAGAGCAAGAATGTTTCTGTCGAGAGATAGGTCAATTACGCAACAGTCAGTCTAAGACTCTCATTCGCCGGAATACAAGAAAATTCCTGCTCTTTCCTTCGTCTTTGCTGAAATGTTGAAAATCGAGTCAGTCGACTCTATTCGGATCATCAGATCCTGATTCCTCACTGGGGTCTTCAACTTCCTGCTCCGGCGAGGGATTTCGATCCCATTAATTGAGCCGCACGATTTGCCACTTCTTCTTGCGTGTAAATACGTATCACTTGACAGGGATGCCATGATGGGATTGGTGTGCAAGATCGCTAATTGACTTTTGCTGATGAATCGGTTGATATTGATCAACGGTACTGTACCGCCCACCGGATCTCCCTCCGCTGTGTTTTCATCCCGCCTGTATTCTCGAGGATCTCCTCGTATGTCCCGCAATGCTCTCTGTGTGGTGACAGTTTCCGCCACGGGTGTAGACGTGAAGCACGACCTCTATGGTGCATCGCCACGGCGTCGATCTCATCGACCCGAACATTCTGCGGGGATGGCGCGCTCCGCACGATCTCGCAGCCTCACCACGTTCGTCTGCGCGGCCACGCTCTCAACGTTGGTGCTCGTTTCCGTCTCATCGGTATCGGGGGGCGATCGCAAAATCGAGTTCAATCGAGACATCCGGCCCATTCTGTCGAACAACTGCTACCTCTGCCACGGCCCGGACAAGAACCAGCTCCAGGCCGGTTTGAGGCTCGACAAACCCGAAACCGCGGTTGCGAAACTGGAATCGGGGAACACCGGGATCGTGCCGGGTGATGTCTCGGCGAGTGCGATCATTGAGCGGATCACGACCAGTGATCCCAATCTGAAGATGCCCCCCGCGGAGAGCGGCAAAAGTGTCTCAGAGAGCGAGATTGAAACGCTGAAGGCCTGGATCCGGCAAGGGGCCGAGTATCAGGGGCATTGGTCGTTTATTACTCCTGTTCGTCCCGAACCTCCCGCCACCCGCTTCTCGAATCATGTGCGCAACGAGATTGATCAGTTCATTCTCAGCCGACTGGAAGCCGAAGGACTGGAACCATCTCCCGAAGCGGACAAGGTGACCTTGATTCGTCGCGCGACGATCGATCTCACCGGGCTTCCACCCACTCCTGCCGAAGTTGACGCCTTTCTTGCTGATGAGTCCTCACAAGCGTACGAGCGGTTGATTGATCGTCTGCTGATGTCACCCCGTTACGGTGAGCACCAGGGACGAATCTGGCTGGATGCCGCACGCTATGGTGATACGCACGGACTGCATCTGGATAACGAGCGATCGATGTGGCCGTACCGTGAGTACGTCATCAATGCTTTCAATCAGAACATGCCCTTCAACCGGTTCACAGTCGAACAACTGGCG is from Schlesneria sp. DSM 10557 and encodes:
- a CDS encoding DUF1559 domain-containing protein encodes the protein MHCSLPAVQQARESARRTQCKNNLKQLGLSLHNYHDTHKVFPFRSGGGTDDINNFDQVFISNLSGLGLLLPFIDQAPRYTAIMALPSSARAWDGNILYAQDIPAYICPSDIPVGGVAGGRNNYRFSAGDFGKRHREARDALNWGGENPIRGMFGVDSKISMAMVLDGSSNTVMMSERCQGIQDRRDELISGIGTPPLNDGVIDPLVPGNQAHMDQLATICNSVVSNGVYTSYYNSEIPGQRWVDGGYFYVGFSTLIPPNGPSCMDAGWDRNHNVISASSRHTGLVQVLMADGSVRNASSSIDRLIWRGVGTRAGSESIGDW
- a CDS encoding type II secretion system protein, which codes for MEHFPCLSSSHLPSSEDDQMPRYIARKIGFTLIELLVVIAIIAVLIALLLTRCTAGPRIGSTHSVQEQSEAAWPVAAQLS